DNA from Lactobacillus sp. ESL0791:
ATATCCCGAACTAGCACCGGGTGTGCCTGCATTCAGTGTAGAAATTGGACCTGTGAGTTTTGCTAAGGAAGACTTGCTGTTTCAGAATTTGCACACAGAAAAGATAATTAACCGGCGATTGCCAGAATTGAGTTCTGAATTAACTTTTACGGCGATTGCGGTGCCTAACCCGCACTTGATCAGTTTTGTGCCTGATATCAAGAAGGCACATGCTGAATTAGGACGGCTAGGAAAGAAACTGAATCAGGCTAATCCTTATTTTCCGGATGGTGTCAATGTCAGTTTTGCCCAAATACTAGGACCAAATAAGTTGTTTGTTGAAACTTATGAACGCGGCGTTGGTTTTACCAATGCTTGCGGGACGGGGATGTCGGCTACAAGTCTAGCCTTTTATTTGAATTATCCTGACCAAGTAGATGTTGATAAGTTAATCACGGTCTATAATCCTGGCGGTCTCGTGCAAACAAAAATTCACCCACAAAAAAAAGGCTATTGGTTGGAATTAATTGGTAATGCCACCGTTACCCACCAGATTCAAATACCGGAAGAGCAGCTGCATGAGGCAGAATTTGACCGCAAAGAAATCACCGTCACAGAAACGGGCGAGCAAGAAGATTACCTGCGATTTGTTACGACCAAAAAATCGCATTGATTGGTAAAAAATAGTTAATTATTGCACATTTTGTTGCTGATTTGGGTTTAATTATCTATGATTAAGTTAAATTAACTAAGGAGGAACTTTTAGATGGCGGGAGAACAGATTTTGGTAACAACGACGGAGCAGATTCCTGGTAAAAGTTACGAAATTATTGGCGAAGTATTTGGCTTGACGACACAATCCAAAAATATGTTTAAAGACATGGGAGCTGGTTTAAAATCAATGGTCGGCGGCGAAATCCGCAGTTACACCAAGATGTTAGAGGACTCGCGGGTTCAGGCCTTGGAACGCTTGCGGCAATCTGCACAGGACATGGACGCCGATGCCGTTGTTATGATGCGCTTTGATTCCGGTTCAATTGGCGGCGATATGCAATCTGTTGTTGCTTATGGCACGGCGGTGAGGTATGTGACGGCTGAATAATTTAGATTAGAAATGGCATTCTTCGATATGGAGGGATGCTTTTTTGGTACAATTGATACAATAAGTTTGCCGCTTTAGCTCAGGAGGTAGAGCACCGCCGTGGTAAGGAGGAGGTCCCCAGTTCAAATCTGGGAAGCGGCTTTAGAAAAAGTTATTGCAGAAGGCTTTTTTATCTATAGTTTTAGTTTTTGCTATCGATATTTTTTATTTGCAAACCGTAAATATATTTAGTATCTGCGACTTTAACAAATAAAGTAGTGTTGTCATTCAAAGTTTTTGCATTGTTGTAAACTTCGTAAAACTTTTCTTTTTTCTGATCTTCAGGCACATAAATATATACTTCTTTGTCTGCTGCTATTTGATTGCCTTTGGCAAGTGCGGGTGTGGTCGTAAACTTTTCTTTAGAGGCATCTCCAATAATTGCTTCCTTGGAAGGATCGACTTCACGGGTAAATACTGTGCCATCTTCTGTATAATAATTTGTAGGGTTAGTAATCAATAATTTCATACAATTACTATAAGGAAGCAAAGGGTGTCTTCTCTTTATTTTAACTTCATATGATGGTATATAACTGTCTGTATTAGACTTAATACCATATAAAGAAGTGTCACCATCAGACCGCGTAAGTAAATCTGAAGGGTCTATTTCTCTGTTTATAATAAATTTATTGCCAATTTTAATATCTGAGTTTATTGCCCGTTCGTCATTATTTAATACGGTAAGCTTACCTTTAAATTTATCTTTAACTGTAGCAGTAACTTGATTAATAAATAATTCGTTATTATCAACACTATCAACATTTGCTGCCTTAATATAGCCACCATTGCCAATACTATAATATTCTTTTCCTTTAATTGTTTTATATGGCAGATAAAACCAATTCCACTCATCATCATGGAAAGAGTATCTTTGGGTGCTTGGATCAATAATTGCTTGTGCTTTGGCCGCATATTTGACTGTTTTACCCTTTTTAAGCAAGCCATTACTTCTTTGATAAGAAGATAATTTTTGCCCCTTCTTATTATAAATACGGGTATTATGATTTAATGTTAATGTTCTCTTTGTAGTTTGGTCATCAGTTTGCACTGCGTAAGCTTTATTAGCATTAATTGTGATGGCCCCAGTTGGGATAAGTGCTAAAGCTGCCGCCAAACTTAATATTAATTTTTTATCTTTTTTCATTTATAATCATTCCCCAAATAATCTGCTGTTTGTCTTTTATTTTAAATGTCCGCAGCCTTGTTGTCGAATAAAGTTGAAAAGTAATATAGTTTTTCATAAAAATAAGAGATGCTAAAATTTATTTAGATAACCTCTAAAAGCCATAAAATAGATTTTATAAGGAGCAAAATTCATGGATATCAGCAAGGTAAAAGATTTTGTTAAACAGCAGCTGCAGGGTGAAAAGACCGGGCATGATTTTTATCATGGGCAACGGGTAGCGCATCTAGCTAAAAAAATGTATTTGGCTGATCACCAATCTGCCCATGAAGACAGCCGCATGGTTGCCATCATTATGACCGCTGGTTATTTGCACGATACGATTGACGAAAAAATTTGTGCGGCTCCTAAGACGGTGATTGCCAAGATTAAGCAGCTGCTGCCTGAGGTTGGTTTTACGGATCTAGAAATTAAAGATATTTTGTTTACGATGCAGCATATGTCCTTTTCGAAAAATATTGAGCAGCATTATCAGCTGCCTGTGAGCGGACAATATGTGCAGGATGCCGACCGGATTGAGAGTTTAGGTGCAATCGGTATTGCCCGTGCCTTTACCTATGGCGGTAAGCATGACAATGTTATTTATGATCCGCAGATTAAACCCCAAGAAATTGTTAACCACGACCAGTACCGCAATCATGAGGAAACGACAATTAATCATTTTTATGAAAAGCTGTTTAAATTGGAAGCAACGATGAACACTGTTGGCGGTGAGGCTGAAGCCAAGCGCCGGACCAATTACATGAAGGATTTTGTTAACGAATTTATGCAGGAATGGGACGTTTAGTCGAAATATTCTTGACCTGCATTGCTCTGACTAGTAAAGTAGAACTAATTTAATTATTTTTAGTAATAGAAGGAGTTCATTTATGTCAGATTGGAATACGAAATTTGCCAAAAAAGGTTTAACTTTTGATGATGTTTTATTGATTCCGGCGGAAAGCCACGTCCTACCTAATGAAGTAGATTTAAGCACACGTCTTGCGGATAATCTTAAATTGAATATTCCGTTAATCAGTGCAGGAATGGACACCGTAACTGAAGGAGCGATGGCGATTGCAATGGCTCTTCAGGGCGGACTAGGAGTTGTGCATAAGAACATGTCGATTGCTGCTCAAGCCGGTGAGGTTGCTAATGTGAAAAGTGTCGTAGTTCCATCGAATGCGACCAAAGCAGCAGTTGATGATGAAAACCGCTTGCTGGTTGCAGCCGCCGTCGGTGTTACCAGTGACACATTTGAACGGACCGAGGCATTACTTGAAAAGGGTGCTGATGCAATTGTGATCGATACGGCTCATGGTCATTCGGCAGGTGTTTTACGTAAAATCAAGGAAATTCGCGAGCATTTTCCAGCCGTGACCTTGATTGCAGGTAATGTTGCTACGGGTGATGCCACGCGGGCTCTGTTTGATGCTGGAGTTGATGTTGTCAAAGTTGGCATCGGGCCGGGTTCGATTTGTACAACTAGGATTGTTGCCGGTGTTGGTGTGCCGCAAATCACGGCAATTTATGATGCGGCAACCGCAGCCCATGAATACCACAAACCAATCATTGCGGATGGCGGAATCAAATATTCCGGGGATGTGGTTAAGGCACTGGCAGCTGGCGGCAATGCCGTGATGCTGGGCAGCATGTTATCGGGAACCACAGAAGCGCCGGGCGAAATTTTTACCGCTGACGGCAAGAAGTTTAAGGCTTACCGCGGGATGGGTTCTGTGGGTGCAATGGCGCAGGCACACGGCTCATCGGATCGTTATTTTCAAGGCGGTGTTAATGAAGCCAACAAGCTGGTTCCTGAGGGGATTGAAGCGCGGGTTGAATATAAGGGCGATGTGTCTGATATTATCTTCCAAATTGACGGCGGCCTGCGTTCCGGCATGGGCTATGTCGGTGCGGCTACCGTTTCCGAATTGATTGCCAAGGCTCAGTTTGTGCAGATTACCAATGCGGGTCTGCGTGAATCGCATCCACACGATGTGCAGATAACCAAGGAAGCTCCTAATTATAAGTAAAATAAATTCTCCTGTCTTTGGGCAGGAGAATCTTTTAGCTATGAGGTGAAAAAATGCGTGCAAGAGTTGTAATTTATAACGAACAATTAAAAGCAATATTGCTGATTAACAGAATAAAAAAGGATCGCAATTACTGGGTTATTCCCGGCGGCGGTGCCAAAGGAACCGAAACACCGGTGGAAACGGCAATTAGGGAAATTGATGAGGAACTGCAGCTTAAGTATCGGCCAGAACAGCTTAAGCAGATTTTTACGCTTGAAGAAGATGAAGTGCAACCGGTATTTTGGGCGGAAACCACCGTGACAGTCGCACCCAAAATCAGTGGTGAGGAAGTGGGGCGCTCAAATAAAGACAACATTTATCGTCCGGCTTTTGTTAAAGTTTCTGACTTAAAAAAGGTTAATTTGATGCCGCCTGAAGCAACGGACAAAATTTTGCTGGCTTTAGAAAATAAATAAATGAAAAAAAGGATCTGCTGTCAAAAAGCGCAGATCCTTTTTTGATTAAAGATAATTAAGCCAATGTGTCCCATGCAGGAAGATCAATGATTGGTCCTTCGGCTAAAGCAACCAGTTCCTTGGTCAAGTATTTCTTGTGGACAACTACAGAATCAACATATTCCTTGAACCAGTCATTGTTCATGGTGAAGAAGCCGTTCTTGCCGTACTTGCTGCCCCAAGAGTTTTCGACTTTCCACTGGCGGATTTCGCCGTTGTCTTCGTCAACGCCGACTAAGGCCATTGCGTGAGTTGAACAACTGACACCGGTGCGCCAGCGATCAGCCTTGGACATGCTGAGATTAACGCCGAACAAATCGTTTAACTGGTAAAGTTCGGTGTCAAGGTAGCCCGTCTTATTCTCGGATTGCTGACCGACATCGTTACCAAACCAAACAGCTTCACCGTCCTTTAATTGACTGACAGCAGCCGTCTCTAGGTATTCCATCGGCACATTAAGCAGCTTGATTCTGTAAGAACCCTCGACATTGTCCTCAAAGGGCAGGCCGTACAGTTTGCCGTATTCATGATCGGGTGCGTTTTCCAAAACGACATAGTCATTAAAGTCCACCTCGCCTAAGTATTTATGTAAAAATGCCAGCGGCGTTAGGTCCTTGTCGAGGTGATATTTTTTGTCATCATCACGGTATTCCAAGTCAAATTTCTTTGGCGGCTCACCGACTGCAATGGCGGTCATTTGGTAGACCTCGTTTAGAAAAGTTTTGTGTGCCTGTTCAAGTTCTGCATCTTTGCCGTCTTGCTTTAATTGCCGTAAAACGAGCGCGTCTTTTTTGAGCTTATCACCTAAAGCGGTGGCAAATCCATCTGTATTATTGGTATTGAAGGTTTCAGGCATCGCATAGGTCGGTACAACGCCGTATTTAGCGATTAATGCAGCAGCCATATGGAATTGGCCGCCGTCTTCACCAGCTTCTTCTAAATATGCTTGAACTTCGCGATCTTTAATTGGCCTGTCCGCCGTGGCAATAATGTTGTCATAAAAAATATTTGCCCGTTCGATCTTATCCCAGAAAAAGTTGTAGGCTTGTGAGAAGGTAAAATTCTTAACGTGATATTTTTTACCAAAAATGTGCCGCAAAATATTTAGTGTGGCAAATTCCCAGCAGCGGCCTGATTTTTTCTGATCGGTTACATTTTGGGTATCAAGCTCGGTGGAAAAGACCTGGGTCAAGTCAGCCTGAACACGATCGTTATAAGATGCTTCCAAAATACCCTTGTTTTGCGCAGCTCGGGCGATTACCTGATTTTGCGGGTTCTTGTTAAAAGCAGCTGAAAATTTGGCTAATTCTTCGCTGCTTAATTGATGAGTCATTAATTAAATTCTCCTTTTGATTAAAATTAACAGAGTGAGTCCCAAGCAGCAAGTTTTTCTGCTGGACCTTCGGCGATCTTTCTTTGCTCAGCGGTCAGGTACTTCTTGTGGACAACAACTTCATAAGTGTGCTCCTTGAACCAGTCATTGGTCATCACGAAGTAGCCTTTTTCACCGTTCTTTTCACCCCAGGAATTTTCAACTTTCCATTGGCGGATTGTGCCTTCATCTTCATCGACACCGACTAAGGCCATGGCGTGGGAAGCGTACCCGGCACCAGTGGCTAACCTGTCAGCTTTTGATAAGTCGAGGTCAACACCGAATAATTCGTTTAACTTGTAGAGGTTGGTATCAAGGTAACCTTTTTTCCTGTCGGATTGTTTACCGACATCGTTGCCGAACCAAACTGCTTCACCGTCTTTTAACTGGCTGACAGCATCCTGCTCAAGAAATTCAATCGGCAGGTTCAAAAATTGAACATGATATGAACCTTCAATATTGTCTGAAGCCGGCTCGGCATACAGCTTGTTGTAGTCGCGGTTAGGAGCGTTGGTAATGACCACATAATCATTAAAGTCAACATTACCCAAGTACTTATGCAAAAATTCCAGCGGCGTTAAATCCTTGTCAAGGTGGTATTTTTTGTCATCATCGCGGTATTCCAGGTCAAACTTCTTTGGCGGCTCACCAACAGCAATGGCGGTCATTTGGTAGACCTCGCCAAGGAATTTTTCCCGGGTCTTTTCCAGTTCGCCGTCTTTACCATCTTGTTTTAATTGCCGTAAAACCAAGGCATCCTTTTTCAGCTTTGCCGCCAGGGCCGTGCCAAAACCATTGGTGTTGTTAGTGTTAAAAGTCTCCGGCATTGCGTATGATGGAACAACACCGTATTTTTCGATTAGCGCTGCTGCCATGTGAAAATGGCCGCCGTCTTCACCGGCACCGCCTAAATAGCTGCGGACATCACGTGAATCAATTGGCTGATCGGCCGAAGCAATAATATTGTCATAAAAAATATTTGCCCGTTCGATTTTATCCCAGAAAAAGTTGTAGGCTTGGGAAAATGTGAAATCCTTTGCCTTGTACTTTTTACCAAACAAATGACGCAAAATGTTCAGTGTGGCAAATTCCCAGCAACGGCCGGATTGTTTCTGGTTGGTGACGTTGTCGGTGTCCAGTTCGGTGGAAAAGACACGGGTTAGTTCGCTCTGAACCTGGTCGTTACGGGATGCTTCCAGCACGCCGCTGCGCATTGCAGCCCGGGCAACTACCTGATTTTTCGGATTTTTAGCAAAATTCGCTTGAAATTGTTCAAGCTCTTGAATACTTAATTTATGAGCCATTAATAAAATTCTCCTATCTGTACTAATATATTCTTAAATTATATCCTATTTGCGTTTTAAAATAAAATTACTGTATTGGTAGGTAACTTATCTAATTGCTTGGCAAAAATGGTTTTAAAGAGTGAGCTAATCCTTCAAGATTACTGGTCTGAAGATAAACAATGCCACGGCCGGAAAAGCTGTCCACGAAACCTTCGCCTGACATAAAACCCATACTGCCGCTGGCCGATTCGATTTTATAATCTAGCGAATCAGCCCACGCCAACACATTGGTATTGTCAATTTGCAGATTGTTGTCTTCTGTCAATTCCATTTTAACAATATTACCCGTGCCATTGATTAATAATTTTCCGGTTCCTGTGGTATGCAGGATAAAGAAACCACCAGTTCCACCAAAGAAAACCTTGTCAAGCCCCTTTTGTCTCACAGCTTCATAGCTTGTATTTGCATCTGCTGCTAAAAAAGCGCCAGTATTTAAATAATATTGCTGGTCTTGATCAAGGGCTAGGGTTTCGATTGCACCAATTGTATTAGGAGCAATTCCTACCAAGGCCTTGCTGCCGGTTGCTTTAACCTCATTGATAATTATACTTTCACCCGTTGCTTTACTGCGTGCAACCGACCGAACTAAACCGCCTAATCCGTTATGATTATTTGAATTCATTTCAGCATGAAGTTCGACATTCTGCATGTAAACCATGCTGCCACGCTGAATTTTGGCCGTTTCGCCGTTAGCTAAAGTTAACTCAACCAAAGGAGAGAGTCCTTTATTTAAAATTGTTATTTCCATCTGAATTTCCGTACCTTTAATAATATTAAGTAATTGTTTCTCATTATGCCTATCTCTAAATAAAAATATTAGGTAGAAAAGCACAACTTGCCTATTTAGGTATTATACCAAATGGATAAGGTTGAAAATTAATCAAATTTAGCAATTTAACCTGTCACGCCAAATATCTTTTCAATTATTTATAAAGAAAAAGGGTTAAGTTGTCACTTAACTCTTGAAAAATATTCCACATAAAATTCGCGGCTGCTTATCTGTAAATTAATGTTAAAAACTAACCCAGCGGATCCCATACCGGCAAATCTTCCGCTACTGGACCTTCAGCAAGTTTTCTTTGTTCCTCTGTCAGGTACTTCTTGTGGACAGCCACTTCATATACGTAATCGTTAAACCAGCTATTGTCCATGACGAAATAGCCCTTGTCACCGACTTGATCGCCCCAAGAATTTTCGACTTTCCAACGGCGGATATGGCCTTGATCTTCATCAACGCCGACCAAAGTCATAGCGTGTGAATAGAGGGCCTCGCCCGTACGCAAGCGGTCGGCCTTTGACATTTCTAGGTCAACGCCGAACAGGTCGCTGAATTGATAGAGCTTAGAATCTAGATAACCGTTCTTGCGGTGCATTTGCTGCAGAACGTCGTTGCCAAACCAAACGGGTTCACCGTCTTTTAACTGGCTGACGGCAGCGTTAGTCAAATATTCCATTGGTACGTTCAGCAACCGAATTTCGCACAGGCCTTCGACATTGTTGTCAGCGGAATAGCCGTACAGCTTGTTATATTCATGGTTAGGCGAATTGGTCAAGACAA
Protein-coding regions in this window:
- a CDS encoding C1 family peptidase, which encodes MAHKLSIQELEQFQANFAKNPKNQVVARAAMRSGVLEASRNDQVQSELTRVFSTELDTDNVTNQKQSGRCWEFATLNILRHLFGKKYKAKDFTFSQAYNFFWDKIERANIFYDNIIASADQPIDSRDVRSYLGGAGEDGGHFHMAAALIEKYGVVPSYAMPETFNTNNTNGFGTALAAKLKKDALVLRQLKQDGKDGELEKTREKFLGEVYQMTAIAVGEPPKKFDLEYRDDDKKYHLDKDLTPLEFLHKYLGNVDFNDYVVITNAPNRDYNKLYAEPASDNIEGSYHVQFLNLPIEFLEQDAVSQLKDGEAVWFGNDVGKQSDRKKGYLDTNLYKLNELFGVDLDLSKADRLATGAGYASHAMALVGVDEDEGTIRQWKVENSWGEKNGEKGYFVMTNDWFKEHTYEVVVHKKYLTAEQRKIAEGPAEKLAAWDSLC
- a CDS encoding IMP dehydrogenase, coding for MSDWNTKFAKKGLTFDDVLLIPAESHVLPNEVDLSTRLADNLKLNIPLISAGMDTVTEGAMAIAMALQGGLGVVHKNMSIAAQAGEVANVKSVVVPSNATKAAVDDENRLLVAAAVGVTSDTFERTEALLEKGADAIVIDTAHGHSAGVLRKIKEIREHFPAVTLIAGNVATGDATRALFDAGVDVVKVGIGPGSICTTRIVAGVGVPQITAIYDAATAAHEYHKPIIADGGIKYSGDVVKALAAGGNAVMLGSMLSGTTEAPGEIFTADGKKFKAYRGMGSVGAMAQAHGSSDRYFQGGVNEANKLVPEGIEARVEYKGDVSDIIFQIDGGLRSGMGYVGAATVSELIAKAQFVQITNAGLRESHPHDVQITKEAPNYK
- the dapF gene encoding diaminopimelate epimerase; this encodes MVNIEKVHGSQNSFFLLDQTLLQTPLTVPELQCLAVSLTDAHKGLLGGSDGLLVVQPSTCEGALARMLIFNRDGSQALMCGNGLRTVARYLAEKYHQNAFRVQTAEASLQVKKYPELAPGVPAFSVEIGPVSFAKEDLLFQNLHTEKIINRRLPELSSELTFTAIAVPNPHLISFVPDIKKAHAELGRLGKKLNQANPYFPDGVNVSFAQILGPNKLFVETYERGVGFTNACGTGMSATSLAFYLNYPDQVDVDKLITVYNPGGLVQTKIHPQKKGYWLELIGNATVTHQIQIPEEQLHEAEFDRKEITVTETGEQEDYLRFVTTKKSH
- a CDS encoding C1 family peptidase; translated protein: MTHQLSSEELAKFSAAFNKNPQNQVIARAAQNKGILEASYNDRVQADLTQVFSTELDTQNVTDQKKSGRCWEFATLNILRHIFGKKYHVKNFTFSQAYNFFWDKIERANIFYDNIIATADRPIKDREVQAYLEEAGEDGGQFHMAAALIAKYGVVPTYAMPETFNTNNTDGFATALGDKLKKDALVLRQLKQDGKDAELEQAHKTFLNEVYQMTAIAVGEPPKKFDLEYRDDDKKYHLDKDLTPLAFLHKYLGEVDFNDYVVLENAPDHEYGKLYGLPFEDNVEGSYRIKLLNVPMEYLETAAVSQLKDGEAVWFGNDVGQQSENKTGYLDTELYQLNDLFGVNLSMSKADRWRTGVSCSTHAMALVGVDEDNGEIRQWKVENSWGSKYGKNGFFTMNNDWFKEYVDSVVVHKKYLTKELVALAEGPIIDLPAWDTLA
- a CDS encoding HD domain-containing protein, which produces MDISKVKDFVKQQLQGEKTGHDFYHGQRVAHLAKKMYLADHQSAHEDSRMVAIIMTAGYLHDTIDEKICAAPKTVIAKIKQLLPEVGFTDLEIKDILFTMQHMSFSKNIEQHYQLPVSGQYVQDADRIESLGAIGIARAFTYGGKHDNVIYDPQIKPQEIVNHDQYRNHEETTINHFYEKLFKLEATMNTVGGEAEAKRRTNYMKDFVNEFMQEWDV
- a CDS encoding NUDIX domain-containing protein, with protein sequence MRARVVIYNEQLKAILLINRIKKDRNYWVIPGGGAKGTETPVETAIREIDEELQLKYRPEQLKQIFTLEEDEVQPVFWAETTVTVAPKISGEEVGRSNKDNIYRPAFVKVSDLKKVNLMPPEATDKILLALENK
- a CDS encoding heavy metal-binding domain-containing protein, which encodes MAGEQILVTTTEQIPGKSYEIIGEVFGLTTQSKNMFKDMGAGLKSMVGGEIRSYTKMLEDSRVQALERLRQSAQDMDADAVVMMRFDSGSIGGDMQSVVAYGTAVRYVTAE
- a CDS encoding TIGR00266 family protein, whose protein sequence is MEITILNKGLSPLVELTLANGETAKIQRGSMVYMQNVELHAEMNSNNHNGLGGLVRSVARSKATGESIIINEVKATGSKALVGIAPNTIGAIETLALDQDQQYYLNTGAFLAADANTSYEAVRQKGLDKVFFGGTGGFFILHTTGTGKLLINGTGNIVKMELTEDNNLQIDNTNVLAWADSLDYKIESASGSMGFMSGEGFVDSFSGRGIVYLQTSNLEGLAHSLKPFLPSN
- a CDS encoding SLAP domain-containing protein; translation: MKKDKKLILSLAAALALIPTGAITINANKAYAVQTDDQTTKRTLTLNHNTRIYNKKGQKLSSYQRSNGLLKKGKTVKYAAKAQAIIDPSTQRYSFHDDEWNWFYLPYKTIKGKEYYSIGNGGYIKAANVDSVDNNELFINQVTATVKDKFKGKLTVLNNDERAINSDIKIGNKFIINREIDPSDLLTRSDGDTSLYGIKSNTDSYIPSYEVKIKRRHPLLPYSNCMKLLITNPTNYYTEDGTVFTREVDPSKEAIIGDASKEKFTTTPALAKGNQIAADKEVYIYVPEDQKKEKFYEVYNNAKTLNDNTTLFVKVADTKYIYGLQIKNIDSKN